A region of Legionella donaldsonii DNA encodes the following proteins:
- a CDS encoding cation:proton antiporter produces the protein MSRYLRYWILLSGFFPALLFAGNQADHHDPVAPVILWVTLILFFAILGRYIARRFNQPGVLGELLIGVFLGNLCYLFGSQLVVILREGSAIFNIMREMLAGISLPQAVASSVSDPYYAKQVTDALGNGNGIDLIKVAYVLDIFSRYGVIFLLFMVGLESSVEELKHTGRESVQVAIIGVIVPIILGFAVAHLMLPKSSYQADLFVAATLSATSIGITARVLAEMKKLRTREARTILGAAMIDDILGLVILAIVSSVVISGVVDLVMVGRVIISATLFFIVVITLGPWVIRKAVSFFKFLELWEAKLFISFIFVMLLAWIATLIHLATIIGAFAAGLIIHDGLFESRTRSASDSLSIHNLVAPLESILAPLFFILIGIQVKLESFWDWQVLLMASGLIVAAVVGKLVSGLGADRKDDRLLIGIGMLPRGEVGLIFASIGRTLGVMSDQLFSAIVLMVIVTTVIAPPFIKARYGKSDQKGEKA, from the coding sequence ATGTCGCGCTATTTAAGATATTGGATTTTACTGTCAGGGTTTTTCCCTGCCTTGCTATTTGCTGGCAACCAAGCTGATCACCATGATCCAGTTGCACCCGTGATACTCTGGGTTACTCTCATCCTTTTTTTTGCCATTCTGGGCCGCTATATTGCCAGACGCTTTAATCAGCCGGGGGTATTGGGTGAATTGTTGATAGGCGTTTTTCTGGGCAATCTATGTTACCTTTTTGGCTCGCAGCTTGTTGTTATTTTACGGGAAGGGTCTGCTATTTTTAACATCATGCGGGAAATGCTTGCGGGCATTTCTCTTCCCCAGGCAGTTGCGAGTAGTGTTTCTGATCCTTATTATGCCAAGCAAGTGACCGATGCACTAGGTAATGGTAACGGGATTGATTTAATCAAGGTGGCTTATGTTCTTGATATTTTTTCCCGTTATGGGGTGATTTTTCTTTTATTTATGGTTGGCCTTGAAAGTTCGGTAGAAGAGCTTAAACATACTGGCCGTGAATCAGTACAAGTAGCCATTATTGGTGTTATTGTACCTATTATCCTGGGTTTTGCCGTAGCCCACTTAATGCTGCCAAAGTCCTCCTACCAGGCTGATTTGTTTGTTGCAGCGACCTTGTCAGCGACGAGTATAGGGATCACCGCTCGTGTACTTGCCGAGATGAAAAAATTACGCACCCGCGAAGCGAGAACAATTCTTGGCGCGGCCATGATTGATGATATTTTAGGGTTGGTAATTCTAGCTATTGTCAGTTCTGTGGTGATTAGTGGGGTAGTTGATCTGGTCATGGTAGGGCGCGTTATAATTTCTGCTACCCTGTTTTTTATTGTTGTTATCACTCTTGGTCCTTGGGTTATCCGGAAGGCAGTAAGCTTTTTTAAATTTCTTGAGCTCTGGGAAGCTAAACTGTTTATTTCATTTATCTTTGTTATGTTGTTAGCATGGATAGCAACGCTGATTCATTTAGCAACTATTATCGGTGCGTTTGCGGCAGGACTCATTATTCATGATGGTTTGTTTGAATCGCGCACACGTTCTGCAAGTGATTCTTTAAGTATTCATAATCTTGTAGCGCCGCTTGAATCTATTTTGGCTCCATTATTTTTCATTCTCATCGGGATCCAGGTAAAACTGGAATCCTTTTGGGATTGGCAGGTACTGCTAATGGCCAGCGGTCTGATCGTTGCAGCTGTTGTTGGTAAATTAGTGAGTGGCTTGGGGGCAGATCGCAAAGATGATCGCTTGTTGATTGGGATAGGTATGTTACCGCGCGGTGAGGTTGGATTGATTTTTGCGTCTATAGGAAGAACATTGGGAGTGATGTCTGATCAACTGTTTTCAGCGATTGTTTTGATGGTTATTGTGACTACCGTTATTGCGCCGCCTTTTATTAAAGCCCGTTATGGCAAAAGTGATCAAAAAGGGGAGAAAGCATGA